In Methanoregula formicica SMSP, the DNA window GGTTCCCTATTGTCCCCTTCATCCTCTTCACCGGACGAGGCCGTGAAGAGGTTGTAATCCAGGCCCTCAACAACGGCGCCGATTTCTATCTTCAGAAAGGTGGAGATCCTGAGGCGCAGTTTGCCGAGCTTGCCCACAAAATCCGGCAGGCTGTCCGGACAAAGCAGGCAGAACAGTCCCTTGCCGAAAACCGGGATTATCTCGAGCGGATCTATGCCTCTGTCCAGGGGGGGATCCTCATCATCGATGCAAAAACCCACGAAATCCTCGACCTGAACCCTGCGGCCGAAAAGATGATGGGGAGGGCAAAGGACCAGATCCTTGGCAGGGTCTGCCACGAGTTCATCTGCCCGGCAGAACAGGGCCGGTGCCCGATCACGGACCTGCACCTGGAAGTGGATAACTCCGAGCGCATCATCCTGACGGCAGATGGCGGGAAGCGGGATATCATCAAGTACGTGGTCCCGTTCAACCTCCACGGCCGGGAGTGCCTGCTGGAAACTTTCCTCGATAATACCGAGCGGAAACAAGCAACGGATAACCTGAAAGAGGCATATGAGAGACTGACCGTTGCCGAAGAGGAACTCCGGCAGAATTACGAGGCTATCAGTAAAAAAGAGCTGGCGCTCCGGGGCCGGGAGAAGCAGCTTGCGGAGACCAACACCTATCTCTCCAACCTCACCTCGTATGCGGCAAACCCAATCGTGATTTGGGATGTCAATTCGCGCATCACCGGGTTCAACAAGGCGTTTGAGAAGCTGACCGGCTTTGCCGAATCGAACGTGCTGGGGCGTGACTTCGATGTCCTGTTCCCCGATGAGTCGCGCAAAAGTTCCCTCGACCTCGTCTGCCGGGCGCTGTTCGGCGAGAAATGGGAAGGCGTCGAGATCCCGGTCAAGACAATCCATGGCGCGACCCGGACGGTGCTCTGGAACTCGGCAAACATCTATGCAGAAGACGGGATCACCCCGGTTGCCACCATTGCGATGGGGACCGACATAACCGAGCGGAAAAAAGCAGAAGTGGAACTGCTCCAGAGTAATACGGAACTCCATAACGCGTACGAGCAGATTGCCCAGACAGAAGAAGAACTCCGGCAGAATTACGAGCAGCTGAGCGCCACCGAGGAGGAGCTGCGGCAGAATTATGAGACACTCTCTCACCAGGAACAAGCACTCAGGGAGAGCGAGGAAAAGTTCCGGGTGCTGGTCGAGAGTTCGCTTGACGGTATTGTGATCACGGACTTTTCCGGGATCCTGCTTTTCTCAAACGCAGCTGCCGGCCGCATTGTCGAGGCTGCCGATTACCCTTCCCTCATCGGCAAGATGAACATTCTGGAGTTTATCGCTCCCGCCTTCCGGCCTGAGGTGCTCCGTGACTTTGCCCAGGTGATGGGAGGCCGGGATGCTTATCTTGTCACCTATCAGCTCGTCACCGAGAAAGGAAGGGTGATTTGGGCCGAATGTATCGGGAGGAAAATTACTTTCGGGAAAATCCCCGCAATGCTTGTCTCCTTCCGGGATGTTACAAGCCGGAAGGAGGCGGAAGAAGTACTCCGCGAGTCTGAAAAAAAATTTGTCACGGTCTTTCAGAACAATCCCGTTCCCCTCACCCTCACATCAGCGGATGGCGGGATGTTTGCCGATGTCAATGAGGCGTTCCTGAGCAGCACCGGGTACCTGCGGGAGGAAGTGATCGGAAAAACCCCAAGGGAGCTGGGGCTTTTTGTCAGCCCGGATGACATACCCCGGCTGGTCACGGAACTCCGTACAAAGCACCAGGTCAGCGGAATGGACCTGCCCTGCCGGACAAAGAATGGCGAGGTTCGTATCTGCCGGTTCTCCTCGCGGATCATCATGATGGGCAGCACACCCCATGTTATCTCAACCGTAGAGGACGTCTCAGAGCGCATGAAAACCGAAGAAGCGCTTCAGCAGGCAAACAAGAAGCTCCACCTCCTCTCGAGTATCACCCGGCACGATATCAAAAACCAGCTCATGACCCTGGACGGGTACATCAGCCTCATTGATAAGAAGAGCCCTGCCGGCTGCGAGCAGGAGATTGCCCGACTCAGGAAGGTGAGCAGGCAGATCTCAAGCATGATCCAGTTCACGAAGGACTACCAGCAGGTGGGAATAACAAGCCCCGTCTGGACGGACCTCAGATCCCTGGTAGACGATGCAAAAAAGGGCGTTTCCCAAATGACTGCCACGGTCGGGAACGATATTCCGGCCGGGGCGGAAATCTATGCCGATCCGCTTATCGCAAAAGTTTTCTTCAATCTTGTTGACAATGCCGTGCGCCACGGGGGGTCGGTCACCACCATCCGGTTTTCGCTTGCATCACGTAACGGTGACAGCACGATCGTCTGCGAAGACGATGGTACAGGCATTGCACCCGAGATGAGAAAGAAACTCTTCCGCAAAGGGTTCGGAAAGAACAACGGCTTTGGGCTGTTCCTCTCCCGCGAGGTCCTTGACATCACCGGTATAACGATACAGGAGACCGGTGAGCCGGGGAAAGGGGCACGATTCGAGATGAACATCCCAAAGGAGTCATTCCGGATGGCTGCCGGAAAAGACAATCGATCTCTTCCGGCTATTCCGTGAATCCTCACCGATCCGGCAATCCGGGTCCGGATACCGGTCTCACTGCGCCATCAGGTACTCGTATGCCTCGAGCGCTGCTTTTGCCCCATCCCCGGATGCGATGATGATCTGTTTGCTCTTTTCATTGGTGACATCGCCTGCGGCAAAGACGCCGGGCTGGCTTGTGCAGCCGTTGATATCGACAATGACCTCCCCGCGATCGTTCAGGTTCACAAAACCGTCCAGGATATCAGTATTGGGGATCCAGCCAATCTCGACAAAAATGCCGTCAAGACTGATCTGACGCTCCACACCATTCGCGTCGCGGATCGTGACACCGGTCAGGAACGGGTCTCCGTGAAGAGCGGTGACATACGTGTGCTCGTGAACTGCGATGCTGCCAATGGTTTTCAGCCGTTCCAGGTAGATCGGGTCCGCCCTGATGCTGCTGCGCACAATGAGATTGACTGACAATGCAATCCGGCTCATCTCGATTGCGGTCTGGACTGCAGAGTTCCCGCCGCCAACGACCGCGATTTTTTTTCCTTTATAGAGGGGTCCGTCGCAGGTTGAACAGATCGAGATCCCGCGCCCGATGAAACGCTCCTCCCCGAGAACATCAAGCTTCCGCGGCCGCTTGCCCTGCGTGAGGATAAGTGCCCTGGCCCGGATGGTCTTGCCCGTGGCTGTCGTTACGGTGAAATCCTGCTGGTTGCGTGTAACCGAGGTAACCCTGTCCAGTTGCAGCCGTATGTTGAATGTACGGACCTGCTCTTCGAACTTCTTCATCAGGTCTTCCCCCGTGATCATCCGGTAGCCCATGTAGTTCTCGATCGCCCACGACTCCAGCGCCTGCCCGCCGATGTTCTCGCTGATAATCAGGGTATTGAGCATCTTCCTTGCACAATAGACTCCCGCCGTGAGGCCGGCCGGGCCGGCCCCGACAATCAGGACGTCATACTTGTCCGGGGCCTTTTCCTTCCCAAAGAGTTCCGTCAGGCGCTCGGCATCGAACCCGACGATC includes these proteins:
- a CDS encoding PAS domain S-box protein, with the protein product MPDSIRVLYVDDESDLLEVGKLFLEESGEFSVTTIVSPKAALDLLHKEHFDAIISDYQMDELDGIRFLQAVRERFPIVPFILFTGRGREEVVIQALNNGADFYLQKGGDPEAQFAELAHKIRQAVRTKQAEQSLAENRDYLERIYASVQGGILIIDAKTHEILDLNPAAEKMMGRAKDQILGRVCHEFICPAEQGRCPITDLHLEVDNSERIILTADGGKRDIIKYVVPFNLHGRECLLETFLDNTERKQATDNLKEAYERLTVAEEELRQNYEAISKKELALRGREKQLAETNTYLSNLTSYAANPIVIWDVNSRITGFNKAFEKLTGFAESNVLGRDFDVLFPDESRKSSLDLVCRALFGEKWEGVEIPVKTIHGATRTVLWNSANIYAEDGITPVATIAMGTDITERKKAEVELLQSNTELHNAYEQIAQTEEELRQNYEQLSATEEELRQNYETLSHQEQALRESEEKFRVLVESSLDGIVITDFSGILLFSNAAAGRIVEAADYPSLIGKMNILEFIAPAFRPEVLRDFAQVMGGRDAYLVTYQLVTEKGRVIWAECIGRKITFGKIPAMLVSFRDVTSRKEAEEVLRESEKKFVTVFQNNPVPLTLTSADGGMFADVNEAFLSSTGYLREEVIGKTPRELGLFVSPDDIPRLVTELRTKHQVSGMDLPCRTKNGEVRICRFSSRIIMMGSTPHVISTVEDVSERMKTEEALQQANKKLHLLSSITRHDIKNQLMTLDGYISLIDKKSPAGCEQEIARLRKVSRQISSMIQFTKDYQQVGITSPVWTDLRSLVDDAKKGVSQMTATVGNDIPAGAEIYADPLIAKVFFNLVDNAVRHGGSVTTIRFSLASRNGDSTIVCEDDGTGIAPEMRKKLFRKGFGKNNGFGLFLSREVLDITGITIQETGEPGKGARFEMNIPKESFRMAAGKDNRSLPAIP
- a CDS encoding Uxx-star family glutaredoxin-like (seleno)protein: MTRVTVYSTQNCPYCRMAKAFLDKNGVPYESIDVGADAEKAQKMIEISGQRGVPVIVVDSEVIVGFDAERLTELFGKEKAPDKYDVLIVGAGPAGLTAGVYCARKMLNTLIISENIGGQALESWAIENYMGYRMITGEDLMKKFEEQVRTFNIRLQLDRVTSVTRNQQDFTVTTATGKTIRARALILTQGKRPRKLDVLGEERFIGRGISICSTCDGPLYKGKKIAVVGGGNSAVQTAIEMSRIALSVNLIVRSSIRADPIYLERLKTIGSIAVHEHTYVTALHGDPFLTGVTIRDANGVERQISLDGIFVEIGWIPNTDILDGFVNLNDRGEVIVDINGCTSQPGVFAAGDVTNEKSKQIIIASGDGAKAALEAYEYLMAQ